From the Candidatus Omnitrophota bacterium genome, one window contains:
- a CDS encoding TolC family protein, which yields MVRVLVLVAVLLMRPFGLAAEEPVTPTMLTLADAVRLATTRYAEVLAANERTLQALARLGQARATLWPHLDASASQFRQTRNLEASGIPIALSHPVIGPFNSFDARIGLTQTLFDVSAFERFLTARAGRQLSLAQYEKAKQDAMALVAALFLEAVRAAQAIEPAHALLTRDQRRLEIASTQHALGLGSDVDVQQAQADVEESHARWQSSLTSAYERQLDVIAALHLPMDQPLILVDEEDLLVSVPRTAAETQAAAQSHPDVVVAQRALTQRTAEQAAERTSVLPTIKLSADYGASGKTISESAGTYTVGASVALPIFAGGQRLARIREAESRVREGHTLLDDVRQQAEVKALRAVETLRQSAVVVKAQTALLQLATTHLMVAQRRLRSGLGSELDVVDAQTNAMVAKDHRADAIATYRMAQVTLAHAMGHVESLARTQFHD from the coding sequence TTGGTTCGTGTGCTTGTGCTCGTGGCTGTGCTGTTGATGCGGCCGTTCGGGCTTGCCGCGGAAGAGCCGGTGACGCCAACCATGCTGACGCTCGCCGATGCCGTCCGGCTCGCGACCACACGCTACGCCGAGGTGTTAGCCGCGAATGAGCGAACGCTCCAAGCGCTGGCTCGCCTCGGGCAAGCGCGCGCCACCTTGTGGCCTCACCTCGACGCCTCGGCGTCGCAATTCCGCCAGACGAGGAACCTTGAAGCCTCGGGCATTCCAATTGCCTTGAGCCATCCGGTCATCGGCCCGTTTAATTCGTTTGATGCGCGCATTGGGCTGACCCAAACGTTGTTTGATGTCAGCGCCTTCGAACGGTTCCTTACGGCCCGCGCCGGCCGGCAATTGTCCTTAGCGCAGTACGAAAAAGCCAAGCAAGATGCCATGGCGCTCGTGGCGGCGCTCTTTCTCGAGGCGGTGCGGGCCGCGCAGGCGATTGAGCCGGCGCATGCCCTGTTGACGCGCGATCAGCGACGGCTCGAGATTGCGTCGACCCAGCACGCCCTCGGCCTTGGATCCGATGTGGACGTGCAGCAGGCCCAGGCCGATGTCGAGGAGAGCCATGCGCGGTGGCAATCGTCGCTCACGTCCGCGTATGAACGCCAGCTCGATGTGATTGCCGCCTTGCATCTGCCCATGGATCAGCCGCTGATCTTGGTCGATGAGGAAGATCTCCTCGTGTCCGTACCACGGACCGCTGCCGAAACACAGGCCGCGGCGCAGAGCCATCCGGATGTTGTGGTGGCCCAGCGCGCGCTCACACAGCGCACCGCAGAGCAAGCGGCTGAGCGCACCAGCGTCCTTCCCACCATCAAACTCTCCGCGGATTATGGCGCGAGCGGCAAGACCATCAGCGAGAGCGCAGGGACCTACACCGTGGGAGCCAGCGTCGCGCTTCCCATCTTCGCCGGTGGCCAGCGCCTCGCGAGAATCCGCGAGGCCGAGAGCCGCGTGCGCGAGGGACACACCCTATTGGATGACGTTCGTCAGCAGGCAGAGGTGAAGGCGCTGCGCGCCGTCGAAACGCTGCGGCAATCCGCCGTGGTGGTGAAAGCGCAGACGGCCCTGCTGCAACTGGCCACCACGCACCTCATGGTGGCCCAGCGGCGTCTGCGCAGCGGCCTGGGCAGCGAGCTCGATGTGGTCGATGCGCAGACGAATGCTATGGTCGCGAAAGACCATCGTGCGGATGCGATAGCGACCTATCGGATGGCGCAAGTGACGCTGGCCCATGCCATGGGCCACGTGGAGTCTTTGGCACGAACACAAT
- a CDS encoding metal ABC transporter permease: MDFLSLMVRPFAACLILTGIHAYLGLHVIEREVIFVDLALAQIAAFGATLGFLWGFGLHSFEGYLIALAFTLIGAALFAATRLRKPVVPQEALIGVVYAVAAAAAILVLSRAPEGGEELKALMVGHLLFVDWPEIAKLFVLYSLIGIIHWRVRQPLLAISQDPERAFAQGLRVRWWDFLFYATFGFVVTSSVEIAGVLLVFSFLIVPALCGVLLAQTIPQRLLVGWVAGVVTTMGGISASYVWDLPTGATVVCAFGACLGMCAMLWRMREA; this comes from the coding sequence ATAGATTTTCTCTCGCTGATGGTTCGGCCGTTTGCGGCCTGTCTGATTCTGACCGGGATCCACGCGTATCTGGGGCTGCATGTCATTGAGCGAGAGGTGATTTTCGTCGATCTGGCCCTGGCACAGATCGCTGCCTTTGGCGCAACCCTGGGTTTCCTGTGGGGATTTGGGTTGCACTCCTTTGAAGGATATCTCATCGCCCTGGCGTTTACGCTCATTGGAGCGGCGCTCTTCGCCGCCACCCGATTGCGCAAGCCGGTGGTGCCGCAAGAAGCGCTCATCGGTGTCGTGTATGCGGTGGCCGCGGCGGCGGCGATTTTGGTCCTAAGCCGCGCTCCAGAGGGCGGAGAGGAGCTCAAGGCCTTGATGGTCGGCCACCTCTTGTTCGTTGATTGGCCGGAGATCGCCAAGCTCTTCGTGCTGTATAGCCTCATCGGGATCATCCATTGGCGTGTGCGCCAGCCGTTGCTGGCGATTTCGCAGGATCCGGAGCGCGCGTTTGCCCAGGGGCTGCGGGTGCGCTGGTGGGATTTTTTATTTTACGCGACGTTCGGATTTGTGGTGACGAGCTCGGTGGAAATCGCCGGTGTGCTGCTGGTGTTTTCGTTCCTCATCGTGCCGGCCTTGTGCGGCGTGTTGCTCGCTCAGACGATTCCCCAGCGGCTGCTGGTGGGATGGGTGGCTGGGGTCGTCACCACGATGGGAGGGATCAGCGCCTCGTACGTGTGGGATCTGCCGACGGGTGCCACGGTGGTGTGCGCCTTCGGGGCCTGTCTGGGGATGTGCGCGATGTTATGGAGGATGCGAGAGGCATGA
- a CDS encoding zinc ABC transporter substrate-binding protein, which yields MRFFRCAAVVLGLLLIGQSWPSEAAQKLKVVATMSTFADLAKTIGGEHVDVSYIASPKFNPHFIEPKPSDVVKVKRADLLIHAGLDLELWRGPLLDAAGNRRVMSGGEGELDLSRGIALLDVPAAGATRAQGDIHLYGNPHYWVDPQNGKIIAREIAEKLSAIDSSHANDYEQRLQELVSRLDQSIQQWQQRLTPFHGQALVGYHNEWPYLMRFAGLRMEQFLEPKPGIPPTPRQLEFLRQEMVSHQVRGIVQSSYFPREAAASLAKRTGATVILLCQNVGEVSQASDYIAMLEYNVNQLVRALQTK from the coding sequence ATGAGATTTTTCAGGTGCGCGGCCGTAGTGCTGGGACTCTTGCTCATCGGACAGAGTTGGCCAAGTGAGGCGGCGCAGAAGCTGAAAGTCGTGGCGACGATGTCGACGTTCGCGGATCTCGCCAAGACGATCGGCGGCGAACATGTGGACGTGTCGTATATTGCCTCACCGAAATTCAACCCGCACTTCATTGAGCCCAAGCCCAGTGACGTGGTCAAAGTGAAGCGGGCGGATCTGCTGATCCATGCGGGTCTCGATTTGGAGTTGTGGCGCGGGCCGCTCTTGGATGCGGCTGGCAATCGGCGCGTGATGTCAGGCGGAGAGGGCGAATTAGATCTCTCGCGCGGGATCGCGCTGCTTGACGTGCCGGCTGCCGGGGCCACGCGCGCGCAAGGCGACATCCATCTCTACGGCAATCCGCACTATTGGGTCGACCCCCAGAACGGGAAAATCATCGCGCGGGAAATTGCGGAAAAACTCAGCGCGATAGATTCGTCTCATGCCAACGATTACGAACAGCGCCTGCAAGAGTTGGTGTCGCGCCTCGATCAATCCATCCAGCAATGGCAACAGCGGTTAACCCCGTTTCACGGCCAGGCGTTGGTGGGCTATCACAACGAATGGCCGTACCTGATGCGGTTTGCCGGCTTGCGGATGGAGCAATTCCTTGAGCCGAAACCCGGGATTCCTCCCACGCCGCGGCAACTGGAGTTTCTGCGGCAGGAGATGGTGAGCCATCAGGTCCGCGGCATCGTGCAGTCGTCGTACTTTCCGAGGGAAGCGGCCGCATCGTTGGCGAAACGCACCGGGGCCACAGTGATCCTGCTGTGCCAAAATGTCGGCGAAGTCTCCCAGGCCTCAGACTATATCGCCATGCTGGAGTATAATGTGAATCAACTGGTGAGGGCACTGCAGACGAAGTGA
- a CDS encoding PIG-L family deacetylase — MIGCGGIIQEAVAKHLPLRIVFLTYGDNNQWSFLLYRWHPVILPKAIRKMGLVRYHEALAASVVLGVPTEQLTFLGYPDFGTLQIWTSHWGDRNPFRSLLTRVTAVPYDNALRFGAPYKGEEVLRDLTTVIREFRPTKIFVSHPADHMPDHRALYLFTRVALWDVEKEMRPTLYPYLVHFVRWPTPRGYQPADWLVPPSTLLSQWPWIVHWLTPSQVQRNYQAIKAHRSQYRYSAAYLLSFIRPNELFGDAPPITFSSTASTALERKGLINQAPEELTEEERATFIGVEVRSVQLEDRELIYSIECSRPLAKAVEASVYLFGYRADRPFAQMPKLHVKIGALSHEVFDQDRLLPNKAVTLSRGLRQITLRVSLETLGEPQRILTSARTYLGELPLDWVSWRVLELPSP; from the coding sequence GTGATTGGTTGCGGCGGCATCATTCAGGAGGCCGTCGCCAAGCACCTGCCGCTGCGCATCGTGTTTCTGACTTATGGCGATAACAATCAGTGGTCCTTTCTCCTCTATCGATGGCACCCGGTCATCCTGCCCAAGGCGATTCGCAAGATGGGCCTGGTGCGGTATCACGAAGCGTTGGCAGCGAGCGTTGTGCTCGGAGTGCCCACAGAGCAATTAACCTTTCTCGGGTATCCGGATTTCGGCACGCTGCAGATCTGGACCTCGCACTGGGGCGACCGGAATCCCTTCCGCAGCTTGCTGACGCGGGTCACGGCGGTTCCCTACGACAACGCCCTGCGGTTCGGAGCGCCCTATAAAGGCGAAGAGGTCCTGCGGGATCTGACCACGGTCATCCGCGAATTCCGTCCCACGAAAATCTTCGTGTCCCATCCGGCGGACCACATGCCGGATCATCGAGCGCTCTATCTGTTTACTCGCGTTGCCCTGTGGGATGTGGAGAAGGAGATGCGCCCAACGCTGTATCCGTATCTTGTGCATTTCGTGCGCTGGCCAACGCCGCGCGGCTATCAACCCGCCGATTGGCTTGTTCCTCCATCGACGTTATTGTCGCAATGGCCATGGATCGTCCATTGGCTGACCCCGTCACAAGTCCAACGGAACTATCAAGCCATCAAAGCGCATCGGAGCCAATATCGGTATAGCGCGGCGTACCTGCTGTCCTTCATTCGGCCGAACGAGTTATTCGGTGACGCTCCGCCGATTACGTTTTCGTCAACGGCGTCCACGGCCTTAGAGCGCAAAGGGTTGATCAACCAGGCTCCGGAAGAGCTCACCGAGGAGGAACGAGCCACGTTCATTGGCGTTGAAGTTCGCTCGGTGCAATTGGAGGACCGCGAACTCATCTATTCTATTGAGTGTTCCCGGCCGCTTGCCAAAGCCGTCGAGGCCTCGGTCTATCTGTTCGGGTATCGCGCCGACCGGCCATTTGCGCAGATGCCGAAGTTGCATGTGAAAATCGGCGCCCTCTCCCACGAGGTGTTTGACCAAGATCGTTTGTTGCCGAATAAGGCGGTGACGCTGAGCCGCGGCCTGCGCCAGATCACCCTGCGCGTTTCGCTTGAGACTTTGGGCGAACCTCAGCGGATCTTGACCAGCGCGCGGACGTATCTGGGTGAGCTGCCGCTGGACTGGGTTTCCTGGCGCGTGCTTGAACTTCCTTCGCCGTAA
- a CDS encoding MFS transporter, with amino-acid sequence MSHGSPFRGITGPVLTLGFVSFLTDVSSEMIYPLLPIFLTTVLGAGPAALGMIEGAAESMAAIVKLLSGVWSDRVRNRSRLVFLGYSLSSCSRPLVAAATSASHILCIRLTDRAGKGVRTSPRDAMIADAVAPSVRGKAFGFHRSMDHAGAVIGPLLATALLTWWVHDLRVVFWLASLPGLLAVGLIAWKVREPAPERRALATPPALSWAWPSGALRRYLLILFIFTLGNSTDAFLLLRAAGLGVPTAQLPLLWVVFHIVKMVSSMPLGAQSDRFGRRRVILAGWGVYALVYLGFAAATQPWHVWALFALYGVFYGCTEGTERALLADLSTPSMRGAAFGWYHGITGIGLLPASLLFGALWQHAGPQAAFSVGAVLAAVAAAGLMLCLDVSSRLHS; translated from the coding sequence ATGAGTCATGGGTCGCCCTTTCGTGGAATTACGGGGCCAGTCCTGACGTTGGGGTTCGTCAGCTTCTTGACGGATGTCTCCAGCGAAATGATCTATCCGTTGCTGCCCATCTTTCTGACGACCGTGCTCGGAGCCGGCCCGGCGGCGCTCGGGATGATCGAGGGAGCCGCAGAATCCATGGCGGCGATCGTGAAGCTGCTCTCCGGCGTATGGTCGGATCGCGTGCGCAACCGGTCCCGTTTGGTGTTCTTGGGCTACAGCCTCTCCTCGTGCTCTCGGCCGCTCGTGGCCGCGGCGACCAGCGCCTCCCACATCCTGTGCATCCGCTTGACCGATCGCGCGGGCAAGGGGGTTCGCACGTCGCCGCGCGATGCGATGATCGCCGACGCTGTCGCACCCTCAGTGCGAGGCAAAGCGTTCGGCTTCCACCGGTCGATGGATCATGCCGGCGCGGTCATCGGCCCGCTCCTCGCGACCGCCCTCCTGACGTGGTGGGTTCATGATCTTCGCGTGGTGTTTTGGCTGGCCAGCCTCCCCGGGCTGTTGGCGGTGGGACTCATTGCCTGGAAGGTGCGCGAGCCTGCTCCCGAGCGCCGCGCGCTAGCGACGCCGCCAGCGCTCTCGTGGGCATGGCCCAGCGGCGCCTTGCGCCGCTATCTGCTCATCCTCTTCATCTTCACGCTGGGCAACTCCACGGACGCCTTCCTCTTATTGCGCGCCGCCGGGCTCGGCGTGCCGACCGCGCAGCTGCCGCTGCTCTGGGTCGTCTTCCACATCGTGAAAATGGTATCCTCGATGCCGCTGGGCGCGCAGTCAGACCGTTTTGGCAGGAGACGTGTGATTCTCGCCGGGTGGGGCGTCTACGCGCTCGTGTATCTCGGGTTTGCCGCGGCCACGCAGCCGTGGCACGTCTGGGCGTTGTTCGCGCTCTACGGCGTGTTTTATGGCTGCACCGAAGGCACGGAGCGAGCACTCCTGGCGGATCTTTCAACGCCGTCGATGCGCGGGGCGGCCTTTGGATGGTATCATGGCATCACCGGCATCGGGCTGCTGCCTGCGAGCCTGCTCTTCGGCGCGCTCTGGCAGCATGCGGGGCCGCAGGCGGCCTTCAGCGTTGGAGCCGTCTTGGCAGCGGTAGCCGCCGCCGGGCTGATGCTGTGTCTTGATGTTTCGTCGCGCCTTCACTCGTAA
- a CDS encoding GNAT family N-acetyltransferase has product MTVRIRRYEPRDREAIRQLACDTADRGAPVERFFPDRGVIADLLTAYYTDYEPDATWVADTDGVVIGYVTGCVDTRRCQRISACRIIPGSIWRGVQRGALSRRETWQILRMGWRTFWRGGYNRTVSLAEYPAHLHLNIREGFRGQGIASQLMARFLEQARQARRRGVHASVRGDNAPACRFFERMGFSAIGRYPLVLPEDPDDRPHETVIYGKSLS; this is encoded by the coding sequence ATGACCGTCCGCATCCGCCGGTATGAGCCGCGCGACCGCGAGGCGATCCGGCAGCTGGCCTGTGATACCGCGGATCGGGGCGCGCCCGTCGAACGGTTTTTTCCGGACCGCGGAGTGATTGCCGACCTCTTGACGGCGTACTACACCGACTATGAGCCTGACGCGACGTGGGTGGCAGACACCGATGGGGTGGTGATTGGCTATGTGACCGGGTGCGTGGATACGCGCCGCTGCCAGCGCATCAGCGCATGCCGCATCATCCCCGGCAGCATCTGGCGGGGGGTTCAGCGAGGCGCGCTGAGTCGCCGCGAGACATGGCAGATTCTCCGCATGGGATGGCGCACGTTCTGGCGAGGCGGCTACAACCGCACGGTATCTCTCGCGGAGTATCCCGCGCATCTGCATCTGAATATCCGCGAAGGGTTCCGGGGGCAGGGCATCGCGTCCCAGCTCATGGCGCGGTTTCTCGAGCAGGCTCGTCAAGCGCGTCGGCGCGGCGTGCATGCGTCAGTGCGCGGCGACAATGCGCCGGCCTGCCGGTTTTTCGAGCGCATGGGATTTTCCGCGATCGGCCGCTATCCGCTGGTGTTGCCTGAAGATCCCGATGATCGGCCGCATGAGACGGTCATCTATGGCAAGTCCCTCAGCTAG
- a CDS encoding YbhB/YbcL family Raf kinase inhibitor-like protein, whose translation MPLTLTSEAFAEGAPIPSACTCDGKNASPALAWTEPPPGTRSFALIADDPDAPGNTWVHWVVYNIPIAARELPDGLQKTAERPDGTRQGLNDFGKVGYGGPCPPSGTHRYYFKLYALDTELNFTTTVTKAKLEQAMRGHILGQAQLMGTYQRQAQ comes from the coding sequence ATGCCACTGACACTGACAAGCGAGGCGTTTGCGGAGGGGGCTCCGATTCCGTCCGCCTGCACCTGCGATGGGAAGAATGCGTCGCCGGCGCTCGCCTGGACCGAACCGCCGCCAGGCACGAGAAGTTTTGCGTTGATCGCCGATGATCCGGATGCGCCGGGCAACACCTGGGTCCACTGGGTGGTGTACAACATCCCGATCGCGGCGCGGGAGCTGCCGGACGGGCTGCAGAAAACCGCGGAACGCCCCGACGGCACGCGGCAAGGGCTGAACGATTTTGGGAAGGTCGGCTATGGCGGCCCATGCCCTCCCAGCGGCACGCACCGCTACTACTTCAAGCTGTACGCGCTCGATACCGAGCTGAACTTCACGACCACCGTCACGAAGGCGAAACTCGAGCAGGCCATGCGCGGGCATATCCTGGGCCAGGCGCAACTGATGGGGACCTATCAGCGCCAAGCGCAATGA